In the Pseudomonadota bacterium genome, AGGTGTGGTGGAAACAATCAAGACTACCGTGACCCTCATTTCGCCCCTCTCCGGTGAAGTATTAGAAATTAACTCTTCTCTTGAAGAGGAACCCCAATTGCTCAACACTGATCCCTTCGGTGCCGGTTGGCTTTTTAAACTCAAGTCGAGCAAGTGGGAAGAAGAAAAAGGACAGTTGATGGACTCTGAGACATATCTTCCTGCCATGAAAACAAAGATTGAGCAGGAGCTGTCA is a window encoding:
- the gcvH gene encoding glycine cleavage system protein GcvH; this encodes MSDNFTEVTYDKFIFKVDKSCLYHTNECWARQEGDIVVVGITDFLQKTAGDVAFVELPGTGAHLSQGGEAGVVETIKTTVTLISPLSGEVLEINSSLEEEPQLLNTDPFGAGWLFKLKSSKWEEEKGQLMDSETYLPAMKTKIEQELSKK